The DNA segment CGACGAAAAACGCTCCCACTGGTTGTGAGCTGGAGTTTTTCCGAGGTCTCGCGGATGTGAGAAAAATCCCGGGAGAAATCGGTGAGTGTGCCACTAGACAGCTAACAAAACCTTCGCGATTATTGTTACTATTGTTAAAAGTGTTACAAGTGTGATTTTGACAGTTAGTATGGCGTCGAGAGGACTTGTCTACTCCACCGCGACCTAGGCCATCGCTCTACACGTACAAAGGGACAAGAACAGAACTATGAAGCGTTTGACTACTCGGCTTCTCGCCGCAGCAGGGGCACTCACGCTCACGGTAGGACTCATCAACCCTGAAGCAGCCCAAGCCGCAGCCACCATGCCTACCCCCATTCTGGACCCCTTCTTCAACGTCCCCGCAGCCCAGTACGTCCACAAACCCCACGGCAAACTCCTCCGCAGTCGCAAACTCCCCGCTTTCCTCGTCCCCGGCGGCAACGCCACCCAAATGGTCTTCTCCACCCGCGACACCTTCAACCGCCCCACCTACGCCACCGCCGTCCTCGTCAAACCCGCCAACTTCCCCAAAAACGGCAAAGTCGTTGTCTTCAACGACTTCATCAACTCCCTCGGCATCGGCTGCCAACCCAGCTTCTCCTACTCCAGCCTCAACCCCGAATGGAACACTCGTAGCTTCATCGCCATGTGGTACTCCGCTATTGCCGCCCGCTACGGATACGCCCTCCTCATCCCCGACCACGAGGGTATGAAAGCCGCCTACACCGCCAACATCCTCGCCGGACACATCGTCCTCGACGCCGTCCGCGCCATGAAAAACACCCCCGACTTCGGCATGCAACGCAGCTGGACCGGCATGCTCGGCTACTCCGGCGGCTCCATGGTCAGCCTGTGGGCCGCCAACCTCCGCGCCGAATACGCCCCCGACGTCCACTTCAGCGCCATCGCCATCGGCGGCACTCCCACCGACCTCCAGTACTACGGCGTCCGCTTCGGCAACCGCCCCAACGACGCCTTCGGCCTCGCCTTCGCCTCCCTCGTCGGCCTCGAACGCGAATACCCCAAGAGCATGCGCGTCACTCCCCGCCTCTCCAAACACGGCAAAAACAAGATGCGCGTCCTCAAAAATGCCTGCTCACCGCGCCTCCTGCAATCCCTCAAGGGCGAATCCGTCAACACCATCTTCAATGGTGTCAGCCTCAACCCCGCGCAAGAACGCTCCGCTTTCCGGGTCCTCCGCGAAAACAGCCTCTACTACGACCAGCGCCACCCCACCCGCGGCACCAAACTCTACGTCTTCGGCTCCCGCACCGACATTGGCGCCCCCATCCGTCCCCTCCGTGCCACCATACGCCGCTACTGCGCCACCGGATCCCGCGTCCAATATATCGAAGTAAACGACCCCAACCACGTCTCCACCGCCTTCCACAACATCCCCGCAGCCGCACAGTGGCTCTTCCAGATGAGTAACGGTGGAAAAATGCGTAACGACTGCCGCCGCATCCCCCGTTAACCGCAGCACCCCACGCGAAGGAAGAGACCCCCCACATGACGACACGGACCACCCGCCTCAAAAGCATCACCGCCGCCACGGTCACCGCAGCCGTGGTAGCCGGCTCCGTCGTAGCTGCCACTCCCGCCGACGCCACCCCCCTCTACGACAACACCCCCCTCGGATCCTTCTTCAAGGTCAGCCAGGCCAAACTCAACTCCGTCCCCAACGGCACCCTCATCCGTGTCCGGCCCGTCTCCAACTTCGTCGTCCAAGGCACCCAGGTTTTCCAATACGTCTTCAAGACCACCAACTCCCACGGCAAAGCCGTCCTCGCCAGCTCCGCCGTCATGCGGCCCGTCATCGCTCGCCCCAACGCCAACGTACTGGTCTACAACGACTTTATTAACTCCCTCGGTGTACAGTGCCAGCCCTCCTTCTCCTTCAATGCCACCGCCGACTGGCTCACCACCGGCGGCCGCACCCCCAACGCCAACCGCAAAGCCGAAATCATGGCGCGTAACGGGTCCCTTTACGGCATTGGCGCCCTCGCTGCCCTCTGGGGCATCATCACCATCTTCCCCGACTTCCTCGGCCTCCAATCCGCCTACGGAGCTAACCTACTCGGTGGACACATTATGCTGGACGCCACCAAGGCCGCCCGCCAGATCAAAGCCCTCAACATCCCCAACCCCAAGATCATCCTCTCCGGCTACTCCGGCGGGGCGATGGTTGCCGGCTACGCCGCCTCTATGGCCCCCAAGTATGCCCCCAACCTCAACATCGTGGGCCTTGCCGCCGGCGGTATGCCCGTCGACATGGTGTGGATGGGCAAGGCTCTGGGTAACAACCGCAACGCCGGCTTCGGCATCGCTATGGGCACCATGATCGGTATGGAACGTGAATACCCCAAGCGCATGAACGTCTACGACCGCCTCTCCAAGCACGGTAAACGCCTCGTTGACGCCAACCGCGACGCCTGCACCCCGCGCATGCTTGATGCCTTGGCAAACGAATCCGCCACCACTATGTTTAACAACGTGAAACTGCGCGAGCAGCACAACGAATTCGCTGTCTTCGCTGAAAACAGCCTCATCAACTACAAGCCCGTCCCCCGCGTGCCCGTCTTCATCTGGTCCAGCAGCCGCGACGACCTCGTCCCCCTGCGCCTCATCAAGAAGGTCACCAACCGCTGGTGCCACACCAACCGCAACCTCAAGATCCAGATCCTCGACACCTACGTCTCCAACCACGTCACCAACGCAGCCGTCGGATCCTGGTTCGCCTTCCCCTGGGTCCTCAGCCGCTTCGCCGGACTACCCCCACACAACACCGAGTGCTAACCCAGCCCGACCGGGCGGCCGCCATCACCCCCCCACGGCCCGCCCCCACAAACCTACAACTCCATACAGAACCACCCGCTCTGTCGGAACAACTACCGCCAGAGCACCACATACCCCAACTAAATTGGGCACACACACCATTGCCCATACCGACCTCACCCTTGCGTGACCAGTGGAATTTTCCCCCGAAAACCGCTCTGCAAGGCGCCCCCCCGAACGCTACGTGGCAGAGTAGAACTACGAGGCTAGGTGACAAATCGGTAAAGTGTAGCCTGCCATCTATTGAGAGAAAGAGAGAAAGCTGATGACAGCACGTCGAAGCTTCCGGACGAAACTTATGTCCGCCCTGTGCGCCGTAGCACTCGCCGCCGGCACCGCGGTCGCCGTCAGCCCCGACGCCTCCGCCGCTCCCATCTACCCCTCCAAGGTGAAAGACCCCTGGTTCCGGGTTCCCGCCTCCAAGTACAAGAACCTGCCCCATGGACGCCTCATCAAGAGCCGCTCCATGAAGCTCCTGCAGTTCCCTTCCGCTGTTGCCGAGCAACTCGTGTTCGTCTCCACGAACTCCCACGGCGAAAAGATCTTCGCCACCGCCCTGCTGCTCCGCCAACCGCAGTCCTTCGCCATCCCCAACGTGCCGCTGATGGTGTACAACCACTTCATCAACTCCCTCGGCACCGAGTGCCAGCCCACCTTCTCGCTGACCACTCCCATCAACCAGTTCAACAACCCCGAGTCCCTCACCGTCGCCGGTGAAATCTCCCTCGGCCTGAATGCCGCACTGTCCCAGGGCTGGAACATCCTCCTCCCCGACTTCGAAGGCATGCAAGGCGCCTACGGTGCCAACATCCTGGCAGGACACATCATCCTCGACGCCACCACCGCCCTGGTGACGTCCCGTAAGTTCAACTCCCGCCACTCCAAGGTCATCCTGGGCGGCTACTCCGGCGGCGCCATGAGCACCCTCATCGCCGCCTCCATGGCCCCCAAGTATGCCCCGGCCCCACGCTTCGTAGGTGCCATAGCCGGTGGCACTCCCGCCGATATGGCCTGGATGGGCCTAGCCTTGGGTAACAACACCAACCCTGGCTTCGGCATCGTCGCCGGCACCATGCTTGGCCTGGAGCGCGAGTACCCCAACCGCATGAACGTGTTCGCCCGCATGAAGCCCGAATGGCAGGACCGCCTCCGCAAGGGCCTCAAAGACTCCTGCGTCTCCACCATGATCGGCTCCTTCGCCGGTCAGTCCATGCGCAGTGTCTTCAATGACGTCGACATCCGCAAGCAGAAGCGCGAACTGGAAGTCGTCCGCGAGAACAGCCCCCTCTACTACCCGCTGTCCCCCAAGATGCCGCTCTACCTCTACCACGGTAACCAAGACATCGCCGTCCCCGTCGCCAAGGTCAAGAAGCTCGCCCGCCGCTACTGCAGCACCGGCACTAAGGTCACTCTGGCCACCATGGACCTCTCCGAGCATCTGCTAGTCGGTTTCATGGGCCTACCAAGTGCCGCCGCCTGGGCCCAGGCACGCTTCGCCGGTACCCCTGCACCCAACGAATTCTGCGAGGGCCGCGAATACAACATCCTGCCTCTTGGCCAGCTGCAGCCGCCCAAGAACTAACCGGCTGCTTGGCGCACCGGTGCAGGTCTGCGCTCCCGTGCACTCGCACTAGCGCAGGGGTGCGAGGTCGCCAACACACAACCCGGGTCTGCACGGCACAGTCCGCACGGCCCTCTATACACTCTCAATAGAAGGAGAGGGTGGGAAGCCTAATTAGGCTTCCCACCCTCTCTCTTGCGTATTCGCGATGGAAACAGAATAGACAGAGCACGCGCGCAAACAGGCACGTGACGCAACTGTGACAGGCGTATAGTACTCAGGCGCTCAGGAAACGCTCTAGCACCACAGCCACACCATCCTCATCATTCGACATCGTTACTTCATCCGCCGCAGCCCGCACCGCCGGGTGCGCGTTCTCCACTGCCACACCCCACGCCGCCAGCTCCAACATGTCCATATCGTTCGGCATATCACCGAACGCTAACAGCGTCTCCTCCGACAGATCCCAGTAATCGAGAATGCGCACCAACGCCTCCCCCTTCGTGGCCACTGGGTGAGAAATCTCCACCAATCCCCCATCCACCGAATAGGTCGTATTCGCCACCGGTTCCACCAGCGGGCACACCACTTCAGCGATCTCTGCACTGGACATACCCACAGCACGCACCAGCAGCTTCGCCGCTGGCTCCTCCGCCAACGCCGCCAAAGACGTGCGGGGAGCATTCTGTTCATACCAGATGTGCTCGTTATCCTCGGCGATCAAAAACTCCTCCACCGGACCTTCACCCGTGGACGGCGTCATCTCTGAGGTAATCCGCTCCACCGCAAAACACGCCTCCGGTAGCGCCTCGTGCACACTCTGCACAATGTCCCGCAGCACTGTCGGCTTCAGCACAGCCCGGCGCAACACCTGGTGGTGGAAGGAATCGTAAATAACCGCACCGTTCATGCAGATGCACAGGGGGCGCAGCGGTAGCTGCTCCCACACCGGGGGTAGCCAGCGCAACGGCCGACCAGTGGCAATCACTAACGGAATATGGCGCTCATCCAGCTGTGCGATGGCCGCCTGGGTACACGGGCTCACCCGCTTATAGGAATCCAGCAGGGTGCCGTCCAAGTCGGTGGCTACCAGCCCCAAACCTCCAAGAGCAAGGGGGGATACGCCAACACCAAATTCAGCGTCAGCGGGCATCAGCATCGTCCTCAAGAGCTACCGTCTGTTCCAGCGCGTGCACCGCTTCCTCGGTGGCACGGGCGGCATCCTCTAAGGCGCGGGAAGCTTCCCTCTCCTTGTGCTTGATAGCAGCCTCCATCTTCTTATTGGCCTTGCGAACCTCATCGGCCGCCGCCTGCTCCACACGCGCCTCCCGGGCGATTGCGTGGCGGATCTGGCGCTCCTCTCCCGCCTTCCGGGCTGCCTCCTCGGCGTCCGACAGGTAAGCCAGCAGGGACTGTGCCTTCTGCGATAGGTACTCTGCGCCAGCATGCAGCGACTTTGCGGTGCGGTGACGGAAACCGGTGGCGAACTCCGTCACCGAATCCGAACTAGCCCCCAGCCGACGTGACGCCTTGCGGCTCGACAACACCGTCGCTCGCTCCAGCTCCACCGCCGCAGAGGCTACCGTCTCCGTCATATTGCGGAGGGAACCAGCTCCAGCCTTACGCTTCGCGACCTCGCCATCCGGCACCTTCGCCGCCTCCACCAGCTCCTCGGCAGCTCGATTGAGCTTCTCAGCGGCGGCCCGCATGCTGGTGAGACGGGAGAGTTTCGCCTCCGGGGCGGCCTCGTCGACGGTGGCGTCGGAGGTGTGGAGGATGACGGTGTGGACTTCCTTCGCCGCCTTGTAGGAGTGACGCATCATGGCGTTGGCGCGCTCGCGGTCCTCATCTATCTTGTCATCGGCAGCCTGGGCCTCCTCCAGAGTGGGGGCACTGCCTCCCAGACGAGCGGGCAGCCATGGCAGATTCTCTTCAAAGGGGCCGAACTGCTCTATGTAGCGCTGCTGCACCTCTTCCAAGTTTTTTTGCATGATACTACGCAGCTGCTTGGTGAGCTCCTCTGGATCCCCACCGGCTACGTCCATTGGTTCGCAGAAGTGGATCATGATGGGGATGCCGCGCTCCAGGTTGGGCTTGATGTCGCGGCGGTAGACACGGTGGGAGCCCCACACAATAGTGGGATAGATTTTGACGCCAGCACCCTGCGCCATGCGCACGGCACCCGTCTTCATGTCTTTAATTTCGAAGGAGTTGGACATGGTGCCTTCGGGGAAGATGGCCACCAGCTCGCCCTTCTTCAGCTGGTCGACGGCAGTGTCCATGGACTCGCGGCCGGCAATGCGGTCCACCGGAATGTGGCCGAGCCTGCGCATGAGGGGGCCTGCGACTGAATTTTCGAAAATCTCCTGCTTCGCCATATAGCGCGGATAGCGCTTAGCACGGAGCAGCGGCATTGCCGAAAAGTAAAAGTCCACGTAGCCGGTGTGGTTAATACACAGCAGCGCGCCACCCTTTTTGGGGATGTTTTCTTGCCCGGTGACGATGATGTTGTGGCGGAGCACCGACGACAAAATTCGTCCCACCCGGAAGAAGAAGGAGTAGAGAGGTTCGAAGGCCATTACCCCACTGTAGTGCGAAAATGAGCGGAAAACTAGCAAACAACCCTTCCTCCTAAAACTGGTGCTTTTCGACAAGCA comes from the Lawsonella clevelandensis genome and includes:
- a CDS encoding lipase family protein, with protein sequence MTARRSFRTKLMSALCAVALAAGTAVAVSPDASAAPIYPSKVKDPWFRVPASKYKNLPHGRLIKSRSMKLLQFPSAVAEQLVFVSTNSHGEKIFATALLLRQPQSFAIPNVPLMVYNHFINSLGTECQPTFSLTTPINQFNNPESLTVAGEISLGLNAALSQGWNILLPDFEGMQGAYGANILAGHIILDATTALVTSRKFNSRHSKVILGGYSGGAMSTLIAASMAPKYAPAPRFVGAIAGGTPADMAWMGLALGNNTNPGFGIVAGTMLGLEREYPNRMNVFARMKPEWQDRLRKGLKDSCVSTMIGSFAGQSMRSVFNDVDIRKQKRELEVVRENSPLYYPLSPKMPLYLYHGNQDIAVPVAKVKKLARRYCSTGTKVTLATMDLSEHLLVGFMGLPSAAAWAQARFAGTPAPNEFCEGREYNILPLGQLQPPKN
- a CDS encoding lipase family protein; translated protein: MTTRTTRLKSITAATVTAAVVAGSVVAATPADATPLYDNTPLGSFFKVSQAKLNSVPNGTLIRVRPVSNFVVQGTQVFQYVFKTTNSHGKAVLASSAVMRPVIARPNANVLVYNDFINSLGVQCQPSFSFNATADWLTTGGRTPNANRKAEIMARNGSLYGIGALAALWGIITIFPDFLGLQSAYGANLLGGHIMLDATKAARQIKALNIPNPKIILSGYSGGAMVAGYAASMAPKYAPNLNIVGLAAGGMPVDMVWMGKALGNNRNAGFGIAMGTMIGMEREYPKRMNVYDRLSKHGKRLVDANRDACTPRMLDALANESATTMFNNVKLREQHNEFAVFAENSLINYKPVPRVPVFIWSSSRDDLVPLRLIKKVTNRWCHTNRNLKIQILDTYVSNHVTNAAVGSWFAFPWVLSRFAGLPPHNTEC
- a CDS encoding lipase family protein; this encodes MKRLTTRLLAAAGALTLTVGLINPEAAQAAATMPTPILDPFFNVPAAQYVHKPHGKLLRSRKLPAFLVPGGNATQMVFSTRDTFNRPTYATAVLVKPANFPKNGKVVVFNDFINSLGIGCQPSFSYSSLNPEWNTRSFIAMWYSAIAARYGYALLIPDHEGMKAAYTANILAGHIVLDAVRAMKNTPDFGMQRSWTGMLGYSGGSMVSLWAANLRAEYAPDVHFSAIAIGGTPTDLQYYGVRFGNRPNDAFGLAFASLVGLEREYPKSMRVTPRLSKHGKNKMRVLKNACSPRLLQSLKGESVNTIFNGVSLNPAQERSAFRVLRENSLYYDQRHPTRGTKLYVFGSRTDIGAPIRPLRATIRRYCATGSRVQYIEVNDPNHVSTAFHNIPAAAQWLFQMSNGGKMRNDCRRIPR
- a CDS encoding HAD family hydrolase, producing the protein MPADAEFGVGVSPLALGGLGLVATDLDGTLLDSYKRVSPCTQAAIAQLDERHIPLVIATGRPLRWLPPVWEQLPLRPLCICMNGAVIYDSFHHQVLRRAVLKPTVLRDIVQSVHEALPEACFAVERITSEMTPSTGEGPVEEFLIAEDNEHIWYEQNAPRTSLAALAEEPAAKLLVRAVGMSSAEIAEVVCPLVEPVANTTYSVDGGLVEISHPVATKGEALVRILDYWDLSEETLLAFGDMPNDMDMLELAAWGVAVENAHPAVRAAADEVTMSNDEDGVAVVLERFLSA
- a CDS encoding lysophospholipid acyltransferase family protein, coding for MAFEPLYSFFFRVGRILSSVLRHNIIVTGQENIPKKGGALLCINHTGYVDFYFSAMPLLRAKRYPRYMAKQEIFENSVAGPLMRRLGHIPVDRIAGRESMDTAVDQLKKGELVAIFPEGTMSNSFEIKDMKTGAVRMAQGAGVKIYPTIVWGSHRVYRRDIKPNLERGIPIMIHFCEPMDVAGGDPEELTKQLRSIMQKNLEEVQQRYIEQFGPFEENLPWLPARLGGSAPTLEEAQAADDKIDEDRERANAMMRHSYKAAKEVHTVILHTSDATVDEAAPEAKLSRLTSMRAAAEKLNRAAEELVEAAKVPDGEVAKRKAGAGSLRNMTETVASAAVELERATVLSSRKASRRLGASSDSVTEFATGFRHRTAKSLHAGAEYLSQKAQSLLAYLSDAEEAARKAGEERQIRHAIAREARVEQAAADEVRKANKKMEAAIKHKEREASRALEDAARATEEAVHALEQTVALEDDADAR